The following proteins come from a genomic window of Hymenobacter canadensis:
- a CDS encoding TonB-dependent receptor: MKTPLLSIPRCRPLLPGQVLVLLLALPGAAVASRPTASLETAPRVASSAARVADVVKGRITGGPGGEAIPGATIVEQGTTNGTSTDADGRFSLTVKPGATLVVSAIGFKSQQIAVGQRTSLEVRLETSTTDLSEVMVVGSRGLPRTDVERPSPVDVLNAKDLQLTGQTDLGQQVQFNSPSFNSAKTGVNGVANYADPASLRGLSPDQVLVLVDGKRRHQFSALNLNVTVGAGTVVTDLNAVPSLAIERIEVLRDGAAAQYGSDAIAGVINLGLNKSTGVATVKTQFGITQEGDGAQYLAGANYGVKLGKTNPGYLNMTLQYQRQEQTNRSDNYVGGIYTAFPALPAQPSATQIANENARRAERGVYPQVGQPFKVGVYGSNQANIYQGFFNLGVPVGGSGWSVYSFGGFSRKNILAYGFFRNAQPANVNFSPIHPDGYLPELPGRSDDYSGVVGVSRKLAGGWNLDFSTGYGYNYLDLNANKTSNPSMGADSPTDFYVGRSAFGQSTSEVNVSRNYEGLFGTKSFNLALGSQFRVDRFQLERGSPESYFVGPFALAAPATPTSPARTAKAPGSSGRPGIAPEDETNTTRSNVGVYVDVESDITARLLLTTALRYEKYSDFGSNVSGKFASRFKVTEGVSLRGSVNRGFRAPSLQQTFNSVTTSTVQSGAIVQTKQLRNNDPRLVPLGVQDPKAETSWNYSLGVAAQLGDNLLFTLDAYQIDISDRIINSERLIKGSGNTGIKALQTPAFDGISEIRFFTNAIDTRTRGIDLVTTYKTELTDASRLTASLALTFNATNIENTSDTPAALQAGTANRILLIDTVSIGLIERAQPRQKILLSATYQVGKFSITPRASYFGSVTAFEKPTATTAIPNPRHISQEFKGKTLFDLALVYNPAKVVSITLGANNLTNVYPDKVDSNRFASYSNGEIPYSRNVAQFGFNGAYYYTNVTLTF; the protein is encoded by the coding sequence ATGAAGACTCCTCTACTCTCGATTCCCCGGTGCCGGCCGCTGCTGCCCGGACAGGTGTTGGTGCTGCTGCTGGCCCTGCCCGGCGCGGCCGTAGCCAGCCGGCCGACGGCTTCCCTGGAAACGGCGCCCCGCGTGGCTAGCAGCGCCGCGCGGGTAGCCGACGTAGTGAAAGGCCGAATCACGGGCGGACCGGGCGGCGAGGCCATTCCGGGCGCTACCATCGTGGAGCAGGGCACCACCAACGGCACCAGCACCGACGCCGACGGGCGCTTCTCACTCACGGTAAAGCCCGGTGCCACGCTGGTAGTGTCGGCCATCGGCTTTAAAAGCCAGCAGATTGCCGTAGGCCAGCGTACCTCGTTGGAAGTGCGCCTGGAAACCAGCACCACCGACCTGAGTGAGGTGATGGTGGTGGGCTCGCGCGGCCTGCCCCGCACCGACGTGGAGCGGCCCTCGCCGGTAGACGTGCTCAACGCCAAAGACCTGCAGCTGACCGGCCAGACCGACCTGGGCCAGCAGGTGCAGTTCAACTCGCCCTCCTTCAACTCGGCCAAAACCGGCGTGAACGGGGTGGCCAACTACGCCGACCCGGCCTCGCTGCGGGGCCTCTCGCCCGACCAGGTGCTGGTGCTCGTGGATGGCAAGCGCCGCCACCAGTTTTCGGCCCTGAACCTGAACGTGACCGTGGGTGCCGGCACCGTGGTAACCGATTTGAACGCCGTGCCGTCGCTGGCCATTGAGCGGATTGAGGTGCTGCGCGACGGGGCCGCCGCCCAGTACGGCTCCGATGCCATTGCCGGGGTTATCAACCTGGGTTTGAACAAGAGCACCGGCGTGGCCACCGTCAAGACGCAGTTTGGCATCACCCAGGAAGGCGACGGCGCCCAGTACCTGGCCGGGGCCAACTACGGCGTGAAGCTGGGTAAAACCAACCCCGGCTACCTCAACATGACCCTGCAGTATCAGCGCCAGGAGCAAACCAACCGCTCCGACAACTACGTGGGCGGCATCTACACGGCGTTTCCAGCGTTGCCGGCCCAACCCAGCGCCACCCAGATTGCCAACGAAAATGCCCGGCGCGCCGAGCGGGGCGTGTATCCGCAGGTGGGGCAGCCCTTCAAGGTGGGCGTGTACGGCAGCAACCAGGCCAACATCTACCAGGGCTTTTTCAACCTGGGCGTGCCGGTGGGCGGCAGCGGCTGGTCGGTGTACAGCTTCGGCGGGTTTTCGCGCAAGAACATCCTGGCCTACGGCTTCTTCCGCAACGCCCAGCCCGCCAACGTCAACTTCAGCCCCATCCACCCCGACGGCTACCTGCCCGAGCTGCCCGGCCGCAGCGACGACTACTCCGGCGTGGTGGGCGTGAGCCGCAAGCTGGCCGGCGGCTGGAACCTCGATTTCAGCACCGGCTACGGCTACAACTACCTCGACCTGAACGCCAACAAAACCTCTAACCCGTCGATGGGGGCTGATTCGCCCACCGACTTCTACGTGGGCCGTAGCGCCTTCGGGCAGAGCACGAGCGAGGTAAACGTGTCGCGCAACTACGAGGGCTTGTTCGGCACCAAGTCGTTCAACCTGGCCCTGGGCAGCCAGTTCCGGGTCGACCGGTTCCAGCTGGAGCGCGGCAGCCCGGAGTCGTACTTTGTGGGGCCGTTTGCGCTGGCTGCGCCGGCCACGCCTACCTCACCCGCCCGTACGGCCAAGGCCCCCGGCTCCAGCGGCCGCCCCGGCATTGCCCCCGAGGATGAAACCAACACCACCCGCTCCAACGTGGGCGTGTACGTAGACGTGGAAAGCGACATCACCGCGCGCCTGCTGCTGACCACGGCCCTGCGCTACGAGAAATACTCCGACTTCGGCAGCAACGTGTCGGGCAAGTTTGCCTCGCGCTTTAAAGTGACCGAAGGCGTTTCCCTGCGCGGCTCCGTGAACCGCGGCTTCCGGGCGCCGTCGCTGCAGCAGACCTTCAACAGCGTGACCACCTCCACGGTGCAGAGCGGCGCCATCGTGCAAACCAAGCAGCTGCGCAACAACGACCCGCGCCTGGTGCCGTTGGGCGTGCAGGACCCCAAAGCCGAAACCTCCTGGAACTACAGCCTCGGCGTAGCCGCCCAGCTCGGCGACAACCTGCTCTTCACGCTCGATGCCTACCAGATCGACATCAGTGACCGGATCATCAACAGTGAGCGGCTGATTAAGGGCTCGGGCAATACGGGCATCAAAGCGCTGCAGACGCCGGCTTTCGACGGCATCAGCGAAATCCGCTTCTTCACCAACGCCATTGACACCCGCACCCGCGGCATCGACCTGGTGACGACCTACAAAACGGAGCTGACCGACGCCAGCCGCCTCACCGCCAGCCTGGCTTTGACCTTCAACGCCACCAACATCGAAAACACGAGCGACACGCCCGCGGCCCTGCAGGCCGGCACCGCCAACCGCATCCTGCTGATCGATACCGTGAGCATCGGGCTGATTGAGCGGGCCCAGCCGCGGCAGAAGATTCTGCTGTCGGCCACCTACCAGGTGGGCAAGTTCAGCATCACGCCCCGCGCCTCCTACTTCGGGTCCGTAACGGCCTTCGAGAAGCCCACGGCTACCACGGCCATTCCCAACCCGCGGCACATCAGCCAGGAGTTCAAGGGCAAAACCCTGTTTGACCTGGCGCTGGTGTACAACCCGGCCAAAGTGGTGTCCATCACGCTGGGCGCCAACAACCTCACCAACGTGTATCCCGACAAAGTGGACTCCAACCGCTTCGCCAGCTATTCCAACGGCGAAATTCCGTATTCCCGCAACGTGGCGCAGTTCGGCTTCAACGGGGCCTACTACTACACCAACGTAACGCTGACGTTCTAA
- a CDS encoding AEC family transporter produces the protein MTNLVLLLLCLGLGAVLRRWQLVPAGTPAVLNQLLVLVFMPALTFLHLSVAHLDRHFLLPVLAPWLIFGVSYLFFSVVGRWLRFSRGTTGALILTAGISSTSFVGFPIFELLYGHEGLELGIMMSQAGSFLIGVTLGVAVASWYGEAEPSWRAMLGNVLRFPPFLAFVLAMVANALGYQHPELVRGVLEKLSVPFAVVALLSVGLQMNLTVPRAHSRALLLGLAYKLVLAPLLIYGLYHALVQQPGRVVDLCVLGAAIGPMNTAAVVADRYGLNPPLAAKMVGLGIPLSLPLLALLGWWLTRT, from the coding sequence ATGACAAACCTGGTCCTGCTGCTTTTGTGCCTGGGTTTGGGGGCGGTGCTGCGGCGCTGGCAGCTGGTGCCGGCCGGTACGCCGGCCGTGCTCAACCAGCTGCTGGTGCTGGTATTTATGCCGGCCCTGACGTTTCTGCACCTGTCGGTAGCACACCTCGACCGGCATTTTCTGCTGCCGGTGCTGGCCCCGTGGCTTATCTTTGGGGTGAGCTACCTGTTTTTTAGCGTCGTCGGCCGGTGGCTCCGCTTCTCGCGGGGCACCACCGGCGCGCTGATCCTGACGGCCGGCATCAGCAGCACCTCTTTCGTCGGCTTCCCGATCTTTGAGCTGCTCTACGGCCACGAAGGGCTGGAGCTGGGCATTATGATGAGCCAGGCGGGCTCGTTTCTGATTGGCGTGACGCTGGGGGTGGCCGTGGCTTCGTGGTACGGGGAGGCGGAGCCTTCGTGGCGGGCCATGCTGGGCAATGTGCTGCGGTTTCCGCCGTTTCTGGCCTTTGTGCTGGCCATGGTGGCCAACGCGCTGGGCTACCAGCACCCGGAGCTGGTGCGCGGCGTGCTAGAAAAGCTTAGCGTGCCCTTCGCCGTGGTGGCCCTGCTTTCGGTGGGGCTCCAGATGAATCTGACGGTGCCCCGGGCCCACAGCCGGGCCCTGCTGCTGGGGCTGGCCTACAAGCTGGTGCTGGCGCCGCTGCTGATCTATGGCCTCTACCATGCCCTGGTGCAGCAGCCCGGGCGCGTGGTGGACCTGTGCGTGCTGGGCGCCGCCATTGGCCCGATGAACACCGCCGCCGTGGTGGCCGACCGCTACGGGCTGAATCCGCCTCTGGCCGCAAAGATGGTGGGGCTGGGGATTCCGCTGTCGTTGCCGCTGCTGGCTTTGCTGGGCTGGTGGCTTACCCGCACCTGA
- a CDS encoding cation:dicarboxylate symporter family transporter, which yields MKKVFTNLTFWVLTAIVAGALLGHFAPATAVQMDVLGKAFINVVKLFINPIIFLTITLGISSMGDLKKVGRIGGKALLYFEVVTTLALLIGMGVAYVVQPGAGVATDNLNGQAIGEFTQRAGEFSWLHFLADNLTLQVLLVSIVLGMILSRYDGRQPIIDRLNWASKYVFKGLHLVMIFAPIGAFGGMAFTIGKYGIATLLPLIKLMFTVYTTCALFVFLVLGSILRYCRVSILSFLGYIKEELLIVLGTSSSEAGLPGLMEKLERLGCAKPVVGLVVPAGYSFNLDGTTIYLSLATLFLAQVFNVELTGSQMLTIIGILMVTSKGAAGVTGSGFVVLASTLTAVKVIPIEGLALLLGVDRFMSEARSITNFIGNGVATIFLAHNEGALDHAQMARVLGGKTTVSTVEEAVEQYNPSLPNLPVEPAVPREEVPKR from the coding sequence ATGAAAAAAGTATTCACCAATCTGACGTTCTGGGTGCTGACCGCCATTGTGGCCGGTGCGCTGCTGGGCCACTTTGCGCCCGCCACCGCCGTGCAGATGGACGTGCTGGGCAAGGCGTTTATCAACGTCGTTAAGCTCTTCATCAACCCCATTATCTTCCTCACCATCACGCTGGGTATCAGCAGTATGGGCGACCTGAAAAAGGTGGGCCGGATCGGGGGCAAGGCGCTGCTTTACTTTGAAGTCGTGACGACGCTGGCGCTGCTGATCGGGATGGGAGTGGCCTATGTGGTGCAGCCGGGCGCCGGCGTGGCTACCGACAACCTCAACGGCCAGGCTATAGGTGAATTCACGCAGCGGGCCGGCGAGTTTTCCTGGCTGCACTTCCTGGCCGACAACCTGACGCTGCAGGTGCTGCTGGTGTCCATTGTGCTGGGCATGATCCTGAGCCGCTACGACGGCCGCCAGCCCATCATCGACCGGCTCAACTGGGCCTCGAAATACGTGTTCAAGGGCCTGCACCTGGTGATGATATTTGCGCCCATCGGCGCGTTTGGCGGCATGGCCTTCACCATCGGCAAATACGGTATTGCCACGCTGCTGCCCCTGATCAAGCTCATGTTCACGGTGTACACCACCTGCGCCTTGTTTGTGTTTCTGGTGCTGGGCTCCATCCTGCGCTATTGCCGCGTAAGCATCCTGTCGTTTTTAGGCTACATCAAAGAGGAGCTGCTGATTGTGCTGGGCACTTCTTCCTCGGAAGCAGGTCTGCCGGGGCTCATGGAAAAGCTGGAGCGCCTGGGTTGCGCCAAGCCCGTGGTGGGGCTGGTGGTACCGGCCGGCTACTCCTTCAACCTCGACGGCACTACCATCTACCTGTCGCTGGCCACGCTGTTTCTGGCCCAGGTGTTCAACGTGGAGCTGACCGGCTCCCAGATGCTGACCATCATCGGGATTCTGATGGTGACCAGCAAGGGCGCGGCCGGCGTAACGGGCTCCGGCTTTGTGGTGCTGGCCAGCACGCTCACGGCCGTCAAGGTCATTCCGATAGAAGGGCTGGCGCTGCTGCTGGGCGTCGACCGGTTTATGTCGGAGGCCCGCTCCATCACCAACTTCATCGGCAACGGCGTGGCTACTATCTTCCTGGCCCACAACGAAGGTGCCCTCGACCACGCCCAGATGGCGCGGGTATTGGGCGGAAAAACAACGGTATCGACCGTTGAGGAAGCCGTTGAGCAGTACAATCCGTCGTTGCCCAACCTGCCGGTGGAGCCGGCAGTGCCCCGCGAGGAAGTGCCGAAGCGGTAG
- a CDS encoding tartrate dehydrogenase, whose protein sequence is MKTIHLAVFPADGIGPEVIAASRQVLRKLEQLHAGVRFECREFDWSSAYYHQTGAMMPPDGLQQLEAGGFDAILMGPVGSPTIPDHITLWGLLLAIRQGFDQYVNLRPMRLLPGVASPLRNAAQHPINMVCVRENSEGEYAGVGGRVHQGKAREVALQTTVFTRSITERVMRFAFDYAQQHGHQLVTNVTKSNSMQYNMVFWDEVFEQVAAQYPAQATDQQLVDSMTARMVSQPETVELFVASNLFGDILSDLGAALTGSMGLAPSANLNPERQYPSLFQAIHGSAFSLVGKNVANPIASIWSVQLMLAFLGETELAAQLMVAIETVLREQRVRTPDLGGRNSTTDMTEAVCQALEAASAPARPR, encoded by the coding sequence ATGAAAACCATCCATCTCGCCGTTTTTCCCGCCGACGGCATTGGCCCCGAGGTGATTGCCGCAAGCCGGCAGGTGCTGCGGAAGCTGGAGCAGCTGCACGCCGGGGTGCGCTTCGAGTGCCGGGAGTTCGACTGGAGCTCTGCCTACTACCACCAGACCGGCGCCATGATGCCGCCCGACGGCCTGCAGCAGCTGGAGGCGGGCGGCTTCGACGCTATTCTGATGGGCCCAGTGGGCAGCCCCACCATTCCCGACCACATCACGCTGTGGGGCCTGCTGCTGGCCATCCGCCAGGGCTTCGACCAGTACGTGAACCTGCGGCCCATGCGCCTGCTGCCGGGCGTGGCCAGCCCCCTGCGCAACGCGGCGCAGCACCCGATCAATATGGTGTGCGTCCGCGAAAACTCCGAAGGCGAGTATGCGGGCGTGGGCGGCCGGGTGCACCAGGGCAAGGCGCGGGAAGTAGCCCTCCAGACGACGGTGTTCACGCGCAGCATCACGGAGCGGGTGATGCGCTTTGCCTTCGACTACGCCCAACAGCACGGCCACCAGCTGGTCACCAACGTCACCAAGTCGAACAGCATGCAGTACAATATGGTGTTCTGGGACGAGGTGTTTGAGCAAGTGGCCGCCCAGTATCCCGCCCAGGCCACCGACCAGCAGCTGGTAGATTCCATGACGGCCCGGATGGTAAGCCAGCCGGAAACCGTGGAGCTGTTCGTGGCCTCCAACCTGTTTGGCGACATCCTGAGCGACCTGGGGGCGGCCCTGACCGGCAGCATGGGCCTGGCACCCAGCGCCAACCTGAACCCCGAGCGCCAGTACCCCAGCCTGTTTCAGGCCATTCACGGCTCGGCCTTCAGTTTGGTGGGCAAGAACGTGGCCAACCCGATTGCCAGCATCTGGTCGGTGCAGCTGATGCTGGCGTTTCTGGGCGAAACGGAACTGGCGGCCCAGCTTATGGTCGCCATTGAAACGGTGTTGCGGGAGCAGCGCGTCCGCACGCCTGACCTGGGCGGCCGCAATTCCACCACCGACATGACCGAGGCGGTGTGCCAGGCCCTCGAAGCCGCGTCCGCGCCCGCCCGGCCCCGCTGA
- a CDS encoding BLUF domain-containing protein — protein MHHIIYLSSATKPMSGDDLTKLLGQCRQNNEQLGITGALVYGGGQFMQIMEGDEAIVQALYDKVENDPRHTGVMKLADKDIPHRSFGSWSMAFDTVAADALPAVDGYATPDELLRTLPGSLSGADDLLYSMLRTTVGETAS, from the coding sequence ATGCACCACATCATTTACCTGAGCAGCGCAACAAAGCCCATGAGCGGCGACGATCTGACAAAGCTGCTGGGCCAGTGCCGCCAAAACAACGAGCAGCTGGGTATCACCGGGGCGCTGGTTTATGGCGGCGGGCAGTTTATGCAGATTATGGAGGGCGACGAAGCCATCGTGCAGGCCCTCTACGACAAAGTGGAAAACGACCCCCGCCACACCGGCGTGATGAAGCTGGCCGACAAGGACATTCCGCACCGCAGCTTTGGCAGCTGGTCGATGGCCTTTGATACGGTGGCGGCCGACGCGCTGCCAGCCGTGGATGGCTACGCCACGCCCGACGAGCTGCTGCGCACCCTGCCCGGCAGCCTGAGCGGCGCCGACGACCTGCTGTACTCCATGCTGCGCACCACCGTCGGCGAAACGGCCAGCTAG
- a CDS encoding TonB-dependent receptor, translating into MPLRYFLTVAFLILLQLPALAQSTGVLSGTIRDRATQQLLPGVTVALEGTSLGTATDEQGRFRLADIPTGSYNVRVSFVGYEPLLRANVVITSGNANIVSLQLAPAAQALGEVQVTASRAIRVATAETPLSVQRLNVEEIKSNPGGNFDISKVVQVLPGVGGGGTGGTAGFRNDIIIRGGAPNENVYYLDGIEVPVINHFQTQGSAGGPAGMLNVSFIEDVTLSTSAFEARYDNTLSSVLQFRQRDGNPDRIQGNVRLSGTEVAGTLEGPLAKNTTFLASVRRSYLQVLFKLIDLPIRPDYWDSQFKITTKLGPKTTLTALGLGALDHFEVAVPRKSTPENTYTIRNTPTIDQWNYTVGVSLRQLLERGYLNLALSRTQLSNQADFFEGGAEFEGDESRRVFQTRSGEVENKLRLDINRSLGKWQYAYGAVGQLISYDNRYFNRLRQAVLNPDGSVQQPAVNVRFQSDLQFARFGAFAQVTRPFLADDRLTVSAGLRADGNSFTEGGANLLRTVSPRVSASYALASRWNLNASIGRYYKIPPSTLLGFRDAAGQLVNKSNRYIGSMHYVAGLEFLPSASRRFTVEAFWKQYDHYPVNTRDGISLANLGGDFVALGNEAVTSIGKGRAFGGEFFFQQKLTRNLFAVTSYTLFTSEFTGLDGRYKPSAWDTRHLASVLLGRKFGRGWELGAKYRLAGGAPYTPFDDDASQQNYLTIGQGVLDYNRLNTLRLGTFQQLDLRLDKKINLRRLTFDLYVDVQNVLALKSPAAPSYTFQRTPDNAEFVSTDGQPLRPDGSNAIPFLLDNNSGTVLPTIGFIVEF; encoded by the coding sequence ATGCCTCTCCGCTACTTTCTGACTGTTGCCTTCCTGATTCTGCTGCAGCTGCCGGCCCTGGCCCAAAGCACGGGCGTGCTCAGCGGCACCATCCGCGACCGGGCCACCCAGCAGCTGCTGCCCGGCGTGACGGTGGCCCTGGAAGGCACCAGCCTGGGCACCGCCACCGACGAGCAGGGCCGGTTCCGGCTGGCTGATATTCCGACGGGCAGCTATAATGTGCGGGTGTCGTTTGTGGGCTACGAGCCGCTGCTGCGCGCCAACGTGGTCATCACCAGCGGCAACGCCAACATCGTGAGTTTGCAGCTGGCGCCGGCGGCGCAGGCGCTGGGCGAGGTGCAGGTGACGGCCAGCCGCGCCATCCGGGTGGCTACGGCCGAAACGCCGCTGAGCGTGCAACGCCTCAACGTGGAGGAAATCAAGAGCAACCCCGGCGGCAACTTCGACATTTCGAAGGTGGTGCAGGTGCTGCCCGGTGTGGGCGGCGGCGGCACGGGCGGCACCGCCGGCTTCCGCAACGACATCATCATCCGGGGCGGCGCGCCCAACGAAAACGTGTACTACCTCGACGGCATCGAGGTGCCGGTCATCAACCACTTCCAGACCCAGGGCAGCGCGGGCGGGCCGGCCGGCATGCTCAACGTGAGCTTTATCGAGGACGTGACGCTGAGCACGTCGGCCTTCGAGGCGCGCTACGACAACACGCTTAGCAGCGTGCTGCAGTTCCGGCAGCGCGACGGCAACCCCGACCGAATCCAGGGTAACGTGCGCCTGAGCGGCACCGAGGTGGCTGGCACGCTGGAAGGGCCGCTGGCCAAGAATACCACGTTTCTGGCCTCGGTGCGCCGCTCCTACCTGCAGGTGCTGTTCAAGCTGATTGATTTGCCCATCCGGCCCGACTATTGGGACTCGCAGTTTAAAATCACCACTAAGCTGGGCCCCAAAACCACGCTCACGGCCCTGGGCCTGGGTGCGCTGGACCACTTCGAGGTGGCCGTGCCGCGCAAATCCACGCCCGAAAACACCTACACCATCCGCAACACGCCCACCATCGACCAGTGGAACTACACCGTGGGCGTGAGCTTGCGGCAGCTGCTGGAGCGCGGCTACCTCAACCTGGCCCTCAGCCGCACCCAGCTCAGCAACCAGGCCGACTTCTTTGAGGGTGGTGCCGAATTTGAGGGCGACGAAAGCCGGCGCGTGTTCCAGACCCGCTCCGGTGAGGTGGAAAACAAGCTTCGCCTCGACATCAACCGCAGCCTGGGCAAGTGGCAGTACGCCTACGGAGCCGTGGGCCAGCTTATCAGCTACGACAACCGCTACTTCAACCGCCTGCGCCAGGCCGTGCTCAACCCCGACGGCTCGGTGCAGCAGCCGGCCGTGAACGTGCGGTTTCAGTCAGACCTGCAGTTTGCGCGCTTCGGGGCGTTTGCGCAGGTCACGCGGCCGTTTCTCGCGGATGACCGGCTGACGGTGTCGGCGGGGCTGCGGGCCGATGGCAACTCGTTTACGGAGGGCGGGGCCAACCTGCTGCGCACGGTGTCGCCACGGGTGTCGGCGTCGTATGCGCTGGCCTCGCGCTGGAACCTGAACGCCAGCATCGGGCGCTACTACAAGATTCCACCCTCCACCCTGCTCGGCTTCCGCGACGCGGCCGGCCAGCTCGTGAACAAGTCCAACCGCTACATCGGCAGCATGCACTACGTGGCGGGCCTAGAGTTTCTGCCCTCGGCAAGCCGCCGCTTCACGGTGGAAGCCTTCTGGAAGCAGTATGACCACTACCCTGTCAACACGCGCGACGGTATCAGCCTGGCCAATCTGGGCGGCGACTTCGTGGCCCTCGGCAACGAGGCCGTGACCAGCATTGGCAAGGGCCGGGCCTTTGGGGGCGAGTTTTTCTTTCAGCAGAAGCTGACCCGCAACCTGTTTGCCGTGACGTCCTACACGCTCTTTACCAGCGAGTTTACGGGTCTGGATGGCCGCTACAAGCCTTCGGCCTGGGACACGCGCCATTTGGCCTCGGTGCTGCTGGGGCGCAAGTTCGGGCGGGGCTGGGAGTTGGGCGCCAAGTACCGGCTGGCCGGCGGCGCCCCCTACACGCCCTTCGACGACGACGCTTCGCAGCAGAACTACCTCACTATCGGGCAGGGCGTGCTCGACTACAACCGCCTGAACACGCTGCGCCTGGGCACCTTCCAGCAGCTGGATCTGCGCCTCGACAAGAAAATCAACCTGCGCCGCCTCACGTTTGACCTCTACGTGGACGTGCAGAACGTGCTGGCCCTGAAGTCGCCGGCGGCGCCCAGCTACACCTTCCAGCGCACCCCCGACAACGCCGAGTTCGTGAGCACCGACGGCCAGCCCCTGCGCCCCGACGGCTCCAACGCCATACCGTTCCTGCTCGACAACAACAGCGGCACGGTGCTGCCTACCATCGGCTTTATCGTGGAGTTTTAG